GCGTCTCTTACATAGTTCAGATCAATTCAGACTACTTATTAATTCACTGTTCTCCAACTAGCTCAGTGTTTACTTGGATTTGTAGGCTGATGGTACCAAGTTAACGGCAGGATATTCAAGATGCCGTTTGAAGGATAAACTAGATAAGATAGAGAAACTAATTGAGAAAGCACAGGACATTATTAAGTTAGCTAACCTGCCAGGCAATAATAATGAAAGTGGCGATCATAGACGATACGTTGGTGTCACTGCCAAACATACATCGAAGCCCACCGCTGCATATCTGCCACGCAAGGTAATCGGTCGAGACAAGGATCGTGAGGAAATAATAAGTATGCTTCGTGATGAAAACCAGTCAAGTGCTGATAGATGTTTTTCCGTTATTGGCATTCACGGCATCCCTGGGTCTGGGAAGACAACTCTTGCACAGTATGTTTGCGAGTACGAGGAGGAAGCCAACCACTTCGACATTGTGATGTGGATTCATGTCTCCCAGAATTTTGGCCTGGACACCATCTTGAGGGAGATGATTGAACAGGCTACAAAGCAACCATGCCCTCAGTTCAAAAGTCTTACTGCTTTACAGAAAAGATTGAAACAAGACCTGTGCGAAAAGCGTTTCCTGTTGGTACTAGATGATGTCGAGCATAATAAGGATATAAGCGAGGATGATCTTTCTGCATTGGAAGTTGGGGGAGCAGGAAGCAAGATTCTAGCAACCAGTCGAACTAGAGATGCTTTATTGGCTTTGGGTGCTGTGAGATCGAAATGCATTCCAATATCTAAGTTAGATGAGCATGTCTTCCGAGAATTGTTCTTGCAATATGCACTTGACGGTGCAGAGATATGTGAGCGAGATCGAATAGTACTGCAGATGATTGGGGCTGACATTGCAAAGAAACTGAAGGGATCACCTCTGGCAGCAAGAACAGTGGGAGGACAATTGCGTATAAGGCAAGATGTTGAGTTTTGGAGGAGTGTACGAGATAAGGATTTTTTCAGTGACGCAATGGAAGCTCTGCGGTGGAGCTACCAGCTTCTTGATGAGAAAGTTAGACGATGCTTTGCTTACTGCAGTATTTTTCCCAGAGGGCATCATTTGGGACGCAGTAAGTTAATTAACTTGTGGGCAGCAGAAGGGTTCATAAGCAGAGAGGAAGTTGGAGGAGATTACTTCCACAAATTAGTGGCGACCTCGTTTCTGCAGCTCGAACGAAAGGACTCGTCGGGCGAGGAGTACTATTTACTTCATGATCTGCTGCAGGATTTAGCAGAGACGGTCGGACGTAGTGATTGCTGCAGAATTGAGGGTGGCTGCACAGGACAAGTTCCTCGAGACGATGTTCGCCATTTGTATATTAAGGCTTGTAATGGAGCAACAGTTGCTGGCAATAAAGCTTTCGAGAAAATGATTACCGAAAATATTGTCAAACTGAAGGAGCTGCGCACTCTGATCATTGACGGAGGGGAGACAGGAATTGAGGCAAAGGTGTTCGATGATATCTTCGACAGCTTGAAGTCTCTACGAGTACTGATTGTAGAGACACAGAGTAGAAGAATATTGCAAATCCCAGAATCTATTGGTTACTTAAAGTATCTACGATATCTTTCTATCGAGTATAGATGCCGTATATTTTTTCCGCGCACGGTTACAAAGCTTTACCACTTGCGGGTGCTTGATTTTGGTGAATATGGAATGTTGGAACGTAGTTGCTCCCCTGAAAATATGAGTAACCTTGTGAACTTGCAGAGAGTGGTAGGCCGTTCACTTGGGGATTTTCCAAACATAGGCAGGCTGACATTGCTCCGAACATTACCAACCTTCAGGGTGAAAAGGGACCTCCTGGGTTACGACATTAAGCAGCTGAAGCACCTAAACAAGCTCCAGGGAAAATTGGTGATCAGTGGTCTCCAACATGTTCGCAGCGAGGAGGAAGCCGTTGAAGCGAAGTTAGCTGAGAAGGAGCACCTCAAACAACTGACACTGGCCTGGGACGATGATAACACAAGCAGTAACCACGATCCAGCAGTACTCGAGTGTCTATGCCCGCCAATGGGGCTTCAAGTCCTGGAAATCATAGGCTACCGTGGTTCATACCCTGGCTGGATGGTGGGTAAGCATAGTGGTCAACTGTACCTTCAGAAACTTGAGCTCCGCCAATGCAGCCCACTGGGACCTGCTCCTAGACTTTTTGAGTGCTTCGTTCATCTGGAATCGCTCTGTCTCTCTCACTTAAGCTGGCACACCTTGCCAGATAACATGGAGCAAGTCAGGACTCTCAAAGTTCTGATGATCTCCCACTGCAAGAATATGAAGGTGCTGCCAACACTGCCGCAGTCTCTTTCGCGTTTTAAACTCTCAAACTGCGGGCACGAGTTCAcaaggtcttgcaaacagaatGGAGAAAATTGGGAAAAGATCCAGCACATTCTCGAAAAAATAATCCTATGATATCCATAGCTCTCAAGGTAAGACACTAATTAAGACTCGAAGTCCCTTTGCTGCCTTCTGCTCCCTGTAAATGAGACTCACTGCTAACTCTGGTCATGTTTGTTAATCAATTTGTCAAACTGATTCTGCAGACGAGGCATCATGGCGCAATGGCGTTGCATCAGCAGGGCTTTAGGCATCAATGGGAAGACGATGAAGGGAATGTTGAGCAAGGTGGCAGTTCAGACCTTAAGCCAAACTGCAGGCTGGGCCGGATGTATGTGTGTTATGATTCCTTGGTGTATTTTCATTCTGtcctttttttatcaaaaactaggaaggtagcccgcgcctTGCGCGGCCATGTATTTTAGATTGCGTTTGAAAAACTTATATAGGTGGAATATCAACCGGATGACACCTGCCATATTTTTCAAAAGTACTACTTCGAAAAACTTATATTGCCATGTTTGAAAAACTTATATTGCGTGGGCATGTATTTAGATTGCATTTGAAAAGTTTATATAGGCGGAATATCAACCGGATGACAACTGCCATGTTTCAAATGTACTATTTCTCCGTAatttttcttcatcaacattgcttagatatttttttcatgctgtttgttagcttttaaaatatataatatttaatccaTCGGTATAAACAATTATGTATGATCCGTATAAACACTTGCCATGTTTCAAAAGTATCTATTTAATTTGTTTGGAAAACGTGCctaa
This window of the Oryza sativa Japonica Group chromosome 4, ASM3414082v1 genome carries:
- the LOC4335486 gene encoding putative disease resistance protein RGA3, whose protein sequence is MDPVSVAAVGWAISTAGWIISPIVAKLVNSVCPRITLNVPKKIRDLETCTLPRLALTLGALEISQRHELEKLVKELKSAFYQVEDILDDAEYCRLEKQLARSKKRKFPLDFNDVGSSYQADGTKLTAGYSRCRLKDKLDKIEKLIEKAQDIIKLANLPGNNNESGDHRRYVGVTAKHTSKPTAAYLPRKVIGRDKDREEIISMLRDENQSSADRCFSVIGIHGIPGSGKTTLAQYVCEYEEEANHFDIVMWIHVSQNFGLDTILREMIEQATKQPCPQFKSLTALQKRLKQDLCEKRFLLVLDDVEHNKDISEDDLSALEVGGAGSKILATSRTRDALLALGAVRSKCIPISKLDEHVFRELFLQYALDGAEICERDRIVLQMIGADIAKKLKGSPLAARTVGGQLRIRQDVEFWRSVRDKDFFSDAMEALRWSYQLLDEKVRRCFAYCSIFPRGHHLGRSKLINLWAAEGFISREEVGGDYFHKLVATSFLQLERKDSSGEEYYLLHDLLQDLAETVGRSDCCRIEGGCTGQVPRDDVRHLYIKACNGATVAGNKAFEKMITENIVKLKELRTLIIDGGETGIEAKVFDDIFDSLKSLRVLIVETQSRRILQIPESIGYLKYLRYLSIEYRCRIFFPRTVTKLYHLRVLDFGEYGMLERSCSPENMSNLVNLQRVVGRSLGDFPNIGRLTLLRTLPTFRVKRDLLGYDIKQLKHLNKLQGKLVISGLQHVRSEEEAVEAKLAEKEHLKQLTLAWDDDNTSSNHDPAVLECLCPPMGLQVLEIIGYRGSYPGWMVGKHSGQLYLQKLELRQCSPLGPAPRLFECFVHLESLCLSHLSWHTLPDNMEQVRTLKVLMISHCKNMKVLPTLPQSLSRFKLSNCGHEFTRSCKQNGENWEKIQHILEKIIL